The following coding sequences are from one Mycoplasma tullyi window:
- the atpH gene encoding ATP synthase F1 subunit delta: MDTNIMGFARALVDLAHEENKVHLFYDNLKVVFDLVKQNQDLMSLMNSQVLSKHQKHEIIDVLFKENLTQTIVDFLKVVIDNREFFNIRTIIKKFFRMIEEEEHTIFINVVSARELSDEQKTLLVEKLHKKFNSQVKILYQTDPRLIAGIRIQSNDLLIDNSIDGKLKLLNHQLRTLSKEN; this comes from the coding sequence ATGGATACTAATATAATGGGTTTTGCTAGAGCTTTAGTTGATCTAGCCCATGAAGAAAACAAAGTGCATTTGTTTTATGACAATCTTAAAGTTGTTTTTGATTTAGTTAAACAAAACCAAGACTTGATGTCATTAATGAATAGTCAAGTTTTATCCAAACATCAAAAACATGAGATTATTGATGTTTTGTTTAAAGAAAACTTAACCCAAACAATCGTAGATTTCTTAAAAGTGGTAATCGATAACCGTGAGTTTTTTAATATCAGAACGATCATTAAAAAGTTCTTTAGAATGATCGAAGAAGAAGAACACACGATCTTTATTAATGTTGTTTCAGCACGTGAATTAAGTGATGAACAAAAGACTTTGTTAGTAGAAAAACTCCATAAGAAGTTTAATTCTCAAGTAAAGATCTTATATCAAACTGATCCACGTTTAATTGCGGGAATTCGCATCCAATCAAATGATCTATTAATTGATAACTCAATTGATGGCAAACTAAAACTACTAAATCATCAACTAAGAACCCTATCCAAGGAAAACTAG
- a CDS encoding MIP family Ig-specific serine endopeptidase, whose product MGLSRKKIFAWPLLLTGLTVVSTTVSSCGIFNFFNNLATPKEPENIGPTIQNLSAFLPTNDYKKIYDLSFSFEFNNSGGYNPSRSMSPNEGVTPDNVNRPYRVFGTGWLFDWQDHPVDEDDPSAKWTGYFATNLHVAEALLNPLDNEHYRPAWYKNELPLPGVDRTVYFNLGKWDEDLAIKNRHNPKALTYLPLSNLPKTVYAATSFYKEAPKWITPIAMDNPGIREYIDFAVLAITLDLSWTYRNGQKVYRYNDEFQLYKRWIIPAMNIATSLWNNKGLYNQPVTPPNKKEEDDPTTDELPHLGFFDRSDYANPNVSLNNFSVYLGGYPYYSNWPATPQYTKFSVPSLIRRQVPITSDSRGSPGWTINALNPGQVDGQKIATSTTLSSSGGIRSGIYNADIARNFQLVYRNVKYKQYGYGYIIQNSNLSAGSSGSLALTSNNQALGIYFGTVSVDATDEATFGLVASLFNPTQINVNVVTGNNVFETDTIEPYDLIYGNDLMTDDYGSYVRALQSIGLSSRLLTQLKENLANKPTLSDKDNQQADKVNKSSDSNKKDEKDKDTKRNPLAALLSDIFNRLPTFN is encoded by the coding sequence ATGGGCTTGAGTCGTAAAAAAATCTTTGCATGACCCCTTTTACTCACAGGATTAACAGTTGTATCCACTACTGTTTCATCTTGTGGTATCTTTAATTTTTTCAACAATCTAGCCACACCAAAAGAGCCCGAAAATATTGGACCAACGATCCAAAATCTTAGTGCGTTTTTACCGACTAATGATTATAAGAAGATCTACGATCTTAGCTTTAGTTTTGAATTTAATAACTCAGGTGGTTATAACCCTTCACGATCAATGTCACCTAATGAAGGAGTAACTCCTGATAATGTTAATCGTCCTTATCGTGTATTTGGTACTGGATGATTGTTTGACTGACAAGATCACCCCGTTGATGAAGACGATCCAAGTGCAAAATGAACAGGATATTTTGCAACTAATTTACACGTAGCTGAAGCTTTATTAAACCCTTTAGATAACGAGCACTATCGTCCAGCTTGATATAAAAATGAACTTCCTTTACCAGGGGTTGACCGAACTGTATATTTCAACTTAGGAAAATGGGATGAAGATCTAGCCATTAAAAACAGACACAACCCAAAAGCATTAACCTATTTACCATTAAGTAATTTACCTAAAACGGTTTATGCAGCAACTTCTTTTTATAAAGAAGCACCAAAATGAATTACTCCGATTGCTATGGATAATCCAGGTATAAGAGAGTACATCGATTTTGCTGTTTTAGCAATTACTTTAGATCTTTCATGAACGTATCGGAATGGTCAAAAAGTTTATCGTTATAACGATGAATTCCAACTTTACAAACGTTGAATTATTCCAGCGATGAATATCGCAACATCGTTATGAAATAATAAAGGGCTTTATAACCAACCAGTAACTCCGCCTAATAAAAAAGAAGAAGATGATCCAACAACTGATGAGTTACCTCATTTAGGTTTTTTTGATCGTTCGGATTATGCTAATCCAAACGTGAGTTTAAATAACTTTAGTGTTTATCTTGGTGGATATCCTTATTATTCAAACTGACCAGCAACTCCTCAATACACTAAGTTTAGTGTTCCATCATTAATAAGAAGACAAGTTCCAATAACTAGTGATTCACGAGGTTCTCCTGGTTGAACAATTAACGCATTAAATCCAGGTCAAGTTGATGGTCAAAAGATTGCTACTTCAACTACTTTAAGTTCAAGTGGTGGAATCAGATCGGGAATTTATAACGCTGATATTGCAAGAAACTTCCAACTAGTTTATCGTAATGTTAAATACAAACAATACGGTTATGGATATATTATTCAAAACTCTAACTTATCAGCAGGTTCATCTGGTTCATTAGCATTAACTTCTAACAACCAAGCACTAGGTATTTATTTTGGTACTGTATCAGTTGATGCAACTGATGAAGCAACCTTTGGTTTAGTCGCTTCATTGTTTAATCCAACTCAGATTAATGTTAATGTTGTTACTGGTAATAACGTTTTTGAAACTGATACGATTGAACCTTACGATTTAATTTATGGTAATGATTTAATGACTGATGATTATGGTTCATACGTTAGAGCATTACAATCAATAGGATTATCATCACGTTTATTAACTCAGCTTAAAGAAAATTTAGCAAATAAACCAACTTTATCAGATAAAGATAATCAGCAAGCTGATAAAGTTAACAAATCATCTGATTCAAATAAAAAAGACGAGAAAGATAAAGATACTAAGAGAAACCCATTAGCAGCATTATTATCAGATATCTTTAATCGATTACCAACCTTTAATTAA
- a CDS encoding MG406 family protein: MIVDKKIIKYNLIIFNVLSIVGLIVLLGLTFSKIIGIQWVYSSLLTVVFSNISLVIGLILPNLLYKSATKLKTTQFKTARFGFFIFGVITLSSRLFWYAVPIVIIGFVNNWQFQGEVFNVIPAIAWPLSMIAVHIVVNYWLLNKEIKERNKLKELNNNVATGDSLQAAF, encoded by the coding sequence ATGATAGTTGATAAAAAAATCATTAAATACAACTTAATTATTTTTAATGTTTTATCAATCGTTGGTCTAATCGTTTTATTAGGTCTAACGTTTAGTAAAATCATTGGAATTCAATGGGTTTATAGTAGTTTATTAACTGTTGTGTTTTCAAACATTAGTTTAGTCATTGGGTTAATCTTACCCAATCTGCTATACAAAAGTGCAACTAAATTAAAAACAACACAATTCAAAACTGCTCGCTTTGGTTTTTTTATCTTTGGAGTAATAACATTATCTTCACGGCTATTTTGATACGCTGTACCAATTGTAATCATTGGATTTGTTAATAACTGACAATTCCAAGGAGAGGTGTTTAATGTTATCCCTGCTATTGCATGACCACTATCAATGATCGCTGTTCATATCGTAGTTAACTACTGATTATTAAATAAAGAGATTAAAGAACGTAATAAACTTAAGGAATTAAATAACAATGTTGCCACAGGAGATAGTCTACAAGCAGCTTTCTAG
- a CDS encoding F0F1 ATP synthase subunit B, with protein sequence MRSTRVKKLLLLSFNFLIISTIVSSCSIPEELQAKTIVNEFFPNFWVFVAHTIALSIIILFGIFLLWKPTKRFLAKRSELIQAEINNANEIKKQAQELLDNAKKQKQDAELQAREIINLATNQAYRLKNDLETDAKRKANRIIENAHAEIIKQESILKRELEDRIVDVALEATSTLIQKNVAKEDHERLVNELLKNLD encoded by the coding sequence ATGCGATCTACAAGAGTTAAAAAACTTTTATTATTAAGTTTTAACTTCTTAATAATATCAACAATTGTTTCTTCTTGTTCGATTCCTGAAGAATTACAAGCTAAAACAATTGTTAATGAATTTTTCCCAAACTTTTGGGTTTTTGTTGCTCATACGATCGCATTATCAATCATTATTCTTTTTGGGATCTTTTTATTGTGAAAACCAACTAAACGGTTTTTAGCTAAAAGAAGTGAATTAATCCAAGCTGAAATCAATAATGCTAATGAGATTAAAAAACAAGCGCAAGAATTATTAGATAATGCTAAAAAACAGAAACAAGATGCTGAATTACAAGCTCGTGAGATCATCAATTTAGCAACTAACCAAGCTTATCGATTAAAAAATGATCTTGAAACCGATGCTAAGCGTAAAGCTAACCGCATTATTGAAAACGCTCATGCTGAAATCATTAAACAAGAATCGATCTTAAAACGTGAATTAGAAGATCGAATTGTTGATGTCGCACTTGAAGCTACTTCAACATTGATCCAAAAAAATGTGGCTAAAGAAGATCATGAGCGTTTGGTCAATGAATTATTAAAAAATCTAGATTAA
- the atpG gene encoding ATP synthase F1 subunit gamma produces MASMQDLKRRMESITVTHKITKAMKMLSTVKLNRFKATLSKTKEFYQEFYEVIGAIITNYNKSRPRSGVSSSQSNKRLWIVINTQLGLCGSYNTNVGKLLVNELSKDDEIILVGTKLNSYLKTRNFEDQIIHTYSINDKNIDFDSSYMIGKHVLELHEKNQYDAINCVYTNYINSLTFEAKKIQLIPADPSIFQADTLDKINDKFPKNISFEPGVEVIIPALEKQLLQVILYGCLIESKVCEYASRRNAMDTAAKNADDLFNKYKLLYNQLRQAKITQEINEIVAGAAK; encoded by the coding sequence ATGGCTTCGATGCAAGATTTAAAACGACGGATGGAATCGATTACGGTAACCCATAAAATTACCAAAGCAATGAAGATGCTTTCAACCGTAAAACTAAATCGTTTTAAAGCAACTTTAAGTAAAACTAAAGAATTTTACCAAGAATTTTATGAAGTAATTGGAGCAATCATTACCAATTACAATAAATCACGACCACGTAGTGGTGTATCGAGTTCTCAATCAAATAAACGATTGTGAATCGTAATTAATACCCAACTAGGTTTATGTGGTTCATACAATACTAACGTTGGTAAATTATTAGTTAATGAACTATCAAAAGATGATGAAATCATCTTAGTAGGAACTAAATTAAATTCTTATCTAAAAACACGTAATTTTGAGGATCAAATCATTCATACGTATTCAATTAACGATAAGAATATTGATTTTGATAGTTCATATATGATTGGTAAGCATGTACTAGAATTACACGAAAAAAACCAGTATGATGCAATCAACTGTGTTTATACCAATTACATTAACAGCTTAACTTTTGAAGCTAAAAAGATTCAGCTGATTCCAGCTGATCCTTCGATCTTTCAAGCTGATACTTTAGATAAAATTAATGATAAATTCCCTAAAAATATCAGTTTTGAACCAGGTGTAGAAGTAATTATCCCAGCACTTGAAAAACAACTATTACAAGTAATCTTATATGGTTGTTTAATTGAATCTAAAGTGTGTGAGTACGCTAGCAGGCGGAATGCAATGGATACTGCTGCGAAAAACGCAGATGATTTATTTAACAAATATAAGTTGTTATATAACCAGTTACGTCAAGCCAAAATTACACAAGAAATTAATGAAATTGTTGCAGGAGCTGCCAAATAA
- the atpD gene encoding F0F1 ATP synthase subunit beta: MNTKYSYGKVYQVVGPVVDVVFEKQDDLPKIYDCLIIDEPNMKLHLEVAQLIGDDIARCIAMGPTEGLARNVKVTSTNQPISVPVGTEVLGRMFNVIGEPIDEKKPIDPSVKRMSIHRPAPSFADQANELEIFETGIKVIDLLIPYAKGGKIGLFGGAGVGKTVLVQELIHNIATGHGGLSVFAGVGERTREGNDLYYEMIEGGVIDKTALVFGQMNEPPGARMRVALTGLTMAEYFRDVNNQDVLLFIDNIFRFTQAGSEVSALLGRMPSAVGYQPTLAEEMGSLQERITSTKSGSITSVQAIYVPADDLTDPAPSTTFTHLDAKTVLDRNIASLGIFPAVNPLDSTSRLLDPSVVGIQHYQTARKVQMILQKFLELQDIIAILGIDELSEEDKLTVSRARKIRNFLSQPFFVAEKFSGNKGKYVPISETIKGFSEIVEGKHDDLPEQAFFYVGSIDEAIERAKTLTHNG; encoded by the coding sequence ATGAATACAAAATACAGTTATGGTAAGGTTTATCAAGTTGTAGGACCAGTTGTTGATGTTGTTTTTGAAAAACAAGACGACTTACCTAAGATCTATGATTGTTTAATCATTGATGAACCTAATATGAAACTTCATCTAGAAGTTGCGCAATTAATTGGGGATGATATTGCAAGATGTATTGCAATGGGTCCAACTGAAGGTTTGGCAAGAAATGTTAAAGTAACTTCAACCAACCAACCAATTTCAGTACCAGTTGGTACTGAAGTATTAGGTCGGATGTTTAATGTGATTGGTGAACCAATTGATGAGAAGAAACCGATTGATCCTTCAGTTAAAAGAATGTCAATTCACCGACCAGCTCCAAGTTTTGCAGATCAAGCTAATGAGTTAGAGATTTTCGAAACCGGAATCAAAGTAATTGATCTATTAATTCCATATGCAAAAGGTGGAAAGATCGGTCTATTTGGTGGAGCTGGTGTTGGTAAAACAGTATTGGTGCAAGAATTAATTCATAATATTGCAACTGGTCACGGTGGTTTATCTGTCTTTGCTGGAGTTGGTGAAAGAACTCGTGAAGGAAACGATCTATATTATGAAATGATCGAAGGTGGGGTTATTGATAAGACTGCACTAGTGTTCGGTCAAATGAATGAACCTCCAGGTGCTAGAATGCGTGTTGCACTTACTGGTTTAACGATGGCTGAATACTTCAGAGATGTTAATAACCAAGACGTTTTATTATTTATTGACAATATCTTCAGATTCACCCAAGCAGGTTCTGAAGTATCTGCACTATTAGGTCGGATGCCTTCAGCAGTAGGTTATCAACCTACTTTAGCTGAAGAAATGGGTTCATTACAAGAACGTATTACTTCAACTAAATCTGGTTCAATTACTTCAGTTCAAGCCATCTATGTACCTGCAGATGACTTAACTGACCCTGCACCTTCAACAACATTTACCCACTTAGATGCTAAAACAGTTTTAGACCGTAATATTGCTTCACTTGGAATCTTTCCAGCAGTTAACCCGCTAGATTCAACATCAAGATTGCTTGATCCAAGTGTGGTGGGAATCCAACACTACCAAACTGCTAGAAAAGTTCAGATGATCTTACAAAAATTCTTAGAATTACAAGATATTATTGCCATTCTAGGTATTGATGAACTATCTGAAGAAGATAAATTGACTGTTTCAAGAGCGCGTAAGATTAGAAACTTCTTATCTCAACCTTTCTTTGTTGCTGAAAAATTCAGTGGTAACAAAGGTAAATACGTTCCAATCAGTGAAACAATCAAAGGGTTTAGTGAGATCGTTGAAGGTAAACATGACGATCTGCCTGAACAAGCATTCTTCTATGTTGGTTCAATCGATGAAGCAATTGAACGAGCTAAAACATTAACACATAATGGTTAA
- a CDS encoding F0F1 ATP synthase subunit A, producing MLPQEIVYKQLSSTETSNDFLNLLTTKPLASQGIEWTPLIPTAHVLSIFLVLFMIAILTTVYYVRLKKLKPTDPPTGYVLVVQLLILQFENLTVDLLGEKNRRLSLLFIVIFIYILLSNLLSLVGGIAAPTSSSTVTFSLGLMSFFGTFIMGVKYQKLAYFKEFFVIIKIKKKTIPLMINPLNVIGYFAPLLSISLRLWGNILAGSIFIALLYSLFRTIFTLGSPSTFSAGLIFGTLAGGLVIPAFHVYFDILVSAIQAFVFVSLMLTYWSQPIKAAENEAEERRQQELENQQLNMK from the coding sequence ATGTTGCCACAGGAGATAGTCTACAAGCAGCTTTCTAGTACAGAAACTAGCAATGACTTTCTTAACTTATTAACAACAAAACCACTTGCATCACAAGGGATTGAGTGAACACCACTAATTCCAACTGCTCATGTTCTGTCGATCTTTCTGGTTTTGTTCATGATTGCAATATTAACGACTGTATACTACGTAAGACTAAAAAAACTAAAACCAACCGACCCACCAACTGGTTATGTTTTAGTTGTGCAGTTGTTAATCTTACAATTTGAAAATCTCACAGTAGATTTATTAGGTGAGAAAAACAGGCGACTTAGTTTATTATTTATCGTTATCTTTATCTACATTTTACTTAGTAATTTGTTGTCACTTGTTGGAGGAATTGCAGCCCCTACATCATCATCAACCGTAACGTTTTCATTAGGATTAATGTCATTCTTTGGAACGTTTATTATGGGAGTGAAATACCAAAAGCTAGCTTACTTCAAAGAGTTCTTTGTGATCATTAAGATCAAAAAGAAAACAATCCCTTTAATGATCAACCCATTAAATGTGATTGGCTACTTCGCGCCATTATTATCAATCTCATTACGGCTATGAGGTAATATCTTGGCTGGTTCGATCTTTATTGCTTTATTGTATAGCTTATTTAGAACGATCTTTACATTAGGATCACCAAGTACATTTAGTGCTGGGTTAATCTTTGGGACGTTAGCTGGTGGGTTAGTAATACCGGCATTTCACGTATATTTTGATATCCTAGTCTCAGCAATTCAGGCGTTCGTTTTTGTTTCATTGATGCTGACATATTGATCTCAACCGATCAAAGCAGCTGAAAATGAAGCTGAAGAAAGGCGCCAACAAGAACTAGAAAACCAACAACTAAATATGAAATAA
- the ispG gene encoding flavodoxin-dependent (E)-4-hydroxy-3-methylbut-2-enyl-diphosphate synthase — protein sequence MYTRTKTKKVFVGDVQIGGQNKIILQSMTTAKTKHLKKSLKEINDLVNEGADLVRIAVFDDADKRAIKKVVDQSPCPIIADIHFNPDYAIAAIKAGCKKIRLNPGNIKSKEKLREICMLANEYNVPIRVGVNSGSIPSDLMREYGVTANAMIIAAQRYVRMLKRYGFDNIVISLKTSSALLSMQAYEMGAKKFSYPLHLGITEAGTLINGTVKSVAGLTPLLLKGIGDTIRISLSTNPVDEIKVAKKMLNSLGLYDNLVDVVACPTCGRLNFDLFKVTKEIEEFVKDLHFPLKVSILGCSVNGPGEAKEADIGIAGGKQEGIIFKKGVVVKSVKQEYLVDELKQMILEEYELFKKKNGK from the coding sequence ATGTATACTAGGACTAAAACTAAAAAAGTTTTTGTTGGTGATGTTCAGATTGGTGGGCAGAATAAGATTATTCTGCAATCCATGACTACAGCTAAAACTAAGCATCTTAAAAAAAGTCTTAAAGAGATTAATGATTTAGTCAATGAAGGCGCTGATCTTGTTAGGATTGCGGTTTTTGATGATGCTGATAAAAGAGCAATTAAAAAAGTAGTTGATCAATCACCTTGTCCGATTATTGCTGATATTCATTTTAATCCAGATTACGCGATTGCAGCAATTAAAGCTGGATGTAAAAAGATTAGATTAAATCCTGGTAACATTAAGTCCAAAGAGAAGTTACGTGAGATTTGCATGTTGGCAAACGAATATAATGTGCCAATCAGAGTGGGAGTGAACTCAGGATCAATTCCATCTGATCTGATGCGTGAGTATGGTGTGACTGCTAATGCGATGATTATTGCTGCACAAAGATATGTGCGGATGTTAAAACGTTATGGTTTTGATAACATTGTGATCTCACTAAAAACCTCAAGTGCATTATTAAGTATGCAAGCTTATGAAATGGGTGCTAAAAAATTCAGTTATCCCTTACATTTAGGGATAACTGAAGCTGGCACATTAATCAATGGAACAGTTAAATCAGTTGCTGGATTAACTCCTCTATTACTTAAAGGGATTGGTGATACGATTCGAATCTCATTATCAACTAATCCTGTTGATGAGATTAAAGTAGCTAAAAAGATGTTGAATTCATTAGGTTTATACGATAATCTAGTTGATGTAGTAGCTTGTCCAACGTGTGGTAGATTAAACTTTGATTTATTCAAAGTTACCAAAGAGATCGAAGAGTTTGTTAAAGATCTTCATTTCCCCTTAAAGGTTTCAATCTTAGGTTGCTCAGTCAATGGACCTGGTGAAGCTAAAGAAGCCGATATTGGGATCGCTGGAGGTAAACAAGAAGGAATTATCTTTAAAAAGGGTGTGGTTGTTAAATCTGTTAAGCAAGAATATCTCGTTGATGAACTAAAGCAAATGATCTTAGAAGAATACGAATTATTTAAAAAGAAAAACGGTAAATAA
- the atpA gene encoding F0F1 ATP synthase subunit alpha, translating into MAINLNEYSLLIKDQIKKYANKIISDQKGYIITIGDGIVRVSGLDDVLLNELVEFENGAYGIALNLEPNSVGVVMLSDYFDLKEGSSVKRTGKVIQAPVGDGLLGRVIDPIGLPIDGKGELTNISGYAPIERLAYGVMQRKSVHQPLETGILAIDSMLPIGKGQRELIIGDRQTGKTTIAIDTIINQKGKNVNCIYVAIGQKNSSVAQITRLLEETGAMAYTTIVSATASELAALSYIAPFAGVTIGEEWMRQGKDVLIVYDDLSKHAVAYRALSLLLRRPPGREAYPGDIFYLHSRLLERAGKLSDELGAGSITALPIIETQAGDISAYIPTNVISITDGQLFTTTSLFNSGQRPAIHVGLSVSRVGSAAQLKSIKQVSGSLKLELAQYRELDALSQFSSDLDAETKVVLEHGKRVMEMFKQPQSKPIDQTSEAVLLFGIRNRFIKWIPTDHIIKFKEFILDKIKDSAVYKKLDEKKTFDDEITNELTAFFKDVVKKYTSTLVDYNGSLYGDLKELE; encoded by the coding sequence ATGGCAATTAATTTAAATGAATATTCTTTATTAATTAAAGATCAAATTAAAAAGTATGCTAATAAGATCATCAGTGATCAAAAAGGATACATTATCACGATTGGTGATGGGATCGTAAGAGTAAGTGGACTTGACGATGTTTTATTAAATGAACTAGTTGAGTTTGAAAACGGAGCTTATGGGATCGCATTAAACCTAGAACCTAACTCGGTTGGGGTGGTAATGTTATCAGATTATTTTGATCTGAAAGAAGGTTCTTCAGTTAAAAGAACTGGTAAAGTAATCCAAGCACCAGTTGGTGATGGGTTATTGGGTCGTGTCATTGATCCAATCGGTTTACCAATTGATGGTAAGGGTGAATTAACCAATATTAGTGGTTATGCGCCAATTGAACGATTAGCTTATGGGGTAATGCAACGTAAGAGCGTTCACCAACCTCTAGAAACTGGGATTTTAGCAATCGATAGTATGTTACCAATTGGTAAAGGTCAAAGAGAGTTAATTATTGGAGACCGTCAAACTGGTAAAACTACGATTGCAATCGATACGATTATTAACCAAAAAGGTAAAAACGTTAATTGTATCTATGTTGCCATCGGTCAAAAAAATTCTTCCGTTGCTCAAATCACTAGATTACTTGAAGAAACTGGAGCAATGGCATACACAACAATCGTTAGTGCTACTGCAAGTGAATTAGCAGCACTTTCATACATTGCACCATTTGCTGGTGTAACGATTGGTGAAGAGTGAATGCGTCAAGGTAAAGATGTCTTAATCGTATATGATGATTTATCTAAACACGCAGTTGCTTATCGTGCACTATCCTTATTATTAAGAAGACCTCCAGGTCGTGAAGCTTATCCTGGTGATATCTTTTACTTACACTCAAGATTACTTGAACGTGCTGGTAAATTAAGTGATGAATTAGGTGCGGGTTCAATTACGGCATTACCAATTATTGAAACTCAAGCTGGAGACATCTCAGCTTATATTCCTACTAATGTAATCTCAATTACAGACGGTCAATTATTTACCACCACTTCATTATTCAACTCCGGTCAAAGACCAGCAATTCACGTTGGGTTGTCAGTGTCTAGAGTTGGATCAGCCGCACAATTAAAATCAATTAAACAAGTTTCAGGTAGTTTAAAACTAGAACTTGCTCAATATCGTGAACTAGATGCGTTGTCACAATTTTCATCTGATCTAGATGCTGAAACTAAGGTTGTGCTTGAACACGGTAAACGTGTGATGGAGATGTTCAAACAACCTCAATCTAAACCTATTGATCAAACTAGTGAAGCAGTTTTATTATTTGGAATTAGAAACCGCTTCATCAAATGAATTCCAACTGATCATATCATTAAATTCAAAGAATTTATTCTAGATAAGATTAAAGATTCTGCTGTATATAAAAAACTAGATGAAAAGAAGACTTTCGATGATGAGATTACAAATGAACTTACCGCTTTCTTTAAAGATGTTGTAAAAAAATACACTTCAACACTTGTTGATTACAACGGTTCACTTTATGGTGATCTAAAAGAATTGGAGTAA
- a CDS encoding F0F1 ATP synthase subunit C: MNIFLVIHDLVNQANDVNVNISNHVGAYIGAGMAMTAAAGVGAGQGLSSGLCAVALSRNPELLPKIQLFWIVGSAIAESSAIYGLIIAFILIFVAR; encoded by the coding sequence ATGAATATATTTTTAGTAATCCACGATTTAGTTAACCAAGCAAATGATGTTAATGTAAATATCTCAAACCACGTAGGTGCTTATATTGGTGCTGGGATGGCAATGACTGCAGCTGCTGGTGTGGGTGCTGGTCAAGGGCTTTCATCAGGTTTATGTGCTGTAGCTTTATCACGTAATCCAGAGTTATTACCCAAGATTCAATTATTTTGGATCGTTGGTTCAGCGATCGCTGAATCAAGTGCGATCTATGGGTTAATTATTGCGTTCATTCTAATTTTCGTAGCACGATAG
- the upp gene encoding uracil phosphoribosyltransferase, translating into MKNFIFNHPLISDKLSKMRDVNTGYTFFKQLLTEITTLMMYEVGKGYELEEISVTTPLATTKAHKLKHNFVIVPILRAGLGMVDGVHNVIPTARVGHVGLYRDETTFQPVEYYSKFPETMDDAHVIVLDPMLATGASVVKAISLVKNSKPNKPRSIKFMGLLGAPEGLKVLNEAHPDVDVYLACLDEKLNDKNYIYPGLGDAGDRIFGTK; encoded by the coding sequence ATGAAAAACTTTATCTTTAATCACCCATTAATCTCAGATAAATTATCAAAGATGCGTGATGTTAATACTGGTTACACTTTCTTTAAACAGTTATTAACTGAGATTACTACTTTAATGATGTATGAAGTTGGTAAAGGTTATGAACTAGAAGAGATTAGTGTGACAACCCCACTTGCTACAACAAAAGCACACAAACTAAAACACAATTTCGTGATTGTTCCAATATTAAGAGCAGGTCTTGGAATGGTGGATGGTGTGCATAATGTGATACCAACAGCAAGAGTTGGTCATGTTGGTTTATATCGTGATGAAACTACTTTTCAACCTGTTGAGTATTATTCAAAATTTCCCGAAACTATGGACGATGCACACGTAATCGTATTAGATCCGATGCTGGCAACTGGTGCATCGGTTGTAAAAGCGATCAGCTTAGTTAAAAATAGCAAACCAAATAAACCTCGATCAATTAAATTTATGGGTTTATTAGGAGCACCTGAAGGATTAAAAGTGCTTAATGAAGCTCATCCTGATGTTGATGTTTATTTAGCTTGTTTAGATGAAAAACTGAATGATAAAAATTATATCTACCCTGGATTAGGAGATGCTGGAGATCGAATTTTTGGAACGAAATAA
- a CDS encoding F0F1 ATP synthase subunit epsilon, producing MVKLKVLSPKGVLFDDDIDMILVKGAEGYAGFMKNTQPSIFAISNSVGYITYPDKTKKSIVIEDATLFCNKDMIKIFALDFVIADNLSYDEIMKRKQDLESKIKDTTDSKELIRLQHALDIELLKLKEAK from the coding sequence ATGGTTAAACTTAAAGTCTTAAGTCCAAAGGGTGTCCTTTTTGATGATGATATTGATATGATCTTAGTCAAAGGTGCTGAAGGTTATGCTGGTTTTATGAAAAACACTCAACCTTCAATCTTTGCGATCAGTAACTCTGTAGGTTATATCACCTATCCTGATAAAACCAAAAAGTCAATCGTTATTGAGGATGCAACTCTATTTTGTAACAAAGATATGATCAAGATCTTTGCTTTAGATTTTGTCATTGCAGACAACTTATCTTACGATGAGATCATGAAGCGTAAACAAGATCTTGAATCTAAGATCAAAGATACGACTGATTCTAAAGAGTTAATTCGTTTACAACACGCTTTGGATATTGAATTATTAAAATTAAAAGAAGCTAAATAA